A region from the Desulfurispira natronophila genome encodes:
- a CDS encoding EcsC family protein, giving the protein MSTPVDNPPAIINLRPEDEDALEQALEILECPGLAARLSHQLGVPIEQGFSRLPANWQHRVQQLSEQALRKAIDVAVASLSIEQLQQTTPSEKTHRWLAAGSGGLGGLFGFSALALELPVSTTIMLRSIADIARRQGEEIRNLDTRLACLEVFALGGISSQDEGSGSGYYIVRAALSRAVVDASRYLAQRTITQTGAPPLVQLIAAISTRFGAVVSQKAAAQMVPLVGAAGGAVVNVIFMDHFQNMARGHFVIRRLERAYGKEYIQQRYQQLLTHREDALGQSRQ; this is encoded by the coding sequence ATTGGAGTGCCCTGGCCTGGCAGCGCGCCTGAGCCATCAGCTGGGTGTTCCCATCGAGCAGGGTTTTAGTCGCCTGCCCGCTAACTGGCAGCATCGAGTGCAGCAACTTTCCGAGCAGGCACTAAGAAAGGCTATCGATGTGGCTGTGGCCTCCCTGTCAATAGAACAGCTTCAGCAAACAACACCTTCAGAAAAGACGCATCGCTGGCTGGCAGCGGGATCCGGTGGCCTGGGAGGGCTTTTTGGGTTTAGCGCTCTGGCGCTGGAGCTGCCAGTTTCCACCACCATTATGTTGCGCTCAATTGCTGATATTGCTCGTCGTCAAGGTGAAGAGATTCGCAATTTGGATACCCGCCTGGCCTGCCTGGAAGTCTTTGCCCTGGGGGGAATATCGAGTCAGGACGAGGGTAGTGGCAGCGGGTACTACATTGTTCGGGCGGCATTGTCTCGTGCCGTGGTGGACGCCAGCCGCTATCTGGCACAGCGTACCATCACCCAGACGGGAGCACCTCCGTTGGTTCAGTTGATAGCAGCAATTTCTACGCGCTTTGGGGCGGTGGTTTCCCAGAAAGCAGCAGCTCAAATGGTTCCTTTGGTAGGTGCGGCCGGCGGCGCTGTGGTTAATGTGATATTCATGGATCACTTTCAGAATATGGCCCGGGGTCACTTTGTTATTCGCCGGTTGGAGCGAGCATATGGCAAGGAGTATATTCAGCAGCGCTACCAGCAGTTGCTAACCCACAGAGAAGATGCCTTGGGGCAGTCCCGGCAGTAG